The window acagtttattatagttttcttgtaaaggttttgcagctgctgctgctgctagcgggggcgatgctcctccgccctaatggaggagccacccatgTTTGTTTTGTTGAATCTGGTTTGGATTTCACTGTGCTTTGAATTACTTGATTCTTTAAtatattacatttacatttttattttctacaAATGTAATATTAATTATCATTATTTAGGGATATGTTAAAGTGCCCTGTTGCTTCTCACAAGGTTGAAGCTGACCTTAATAAAAGTTATAATACAGATATAGTCAGATGGCATGTGCTACACTGAGAGGTCAAGAGCTGCATAATTGATAATAAAGTCATTAACGTTTTAAAAAACATTACTGATTCCCCCTCCGCACAAAGTTAATATCTGTAACTGGTGTGATCAATGAGTGTTGCTAAACTACATGTGATCCGAGTGCACTCTTTGTGAGAAGGAAATAGCAAGTACACATACTGAGTGGGATATCCCAAGACACTCACTGaaggtttaaatatatttttgttggaGGTACCAATTCATTACCTTCAGTTTGTCTTCATACTTCAAGATTTCAGCACTCATTTGAAACTTCACTGTGGATATCTCTTCTTTACTGACTTCCTGGAAACTATTTGCTTGTTTCTGAGTCTCATTcagttgcctctgcaggtcaggaaTGGTCGCAGTGCTTTGCTCCAACTCTTTTAATTTCCCTCCAAGTGTTTCATTTGCCGCCATGAGCTGCACCAGTTCATGTTCCAGTTGCTCCTTCTCCTTTGCTGCCTGCTGTTCAAGTTCTTTCAGCCTCTCTGAAGCTTGTGCCAGTAACTGATCTTTATTCCCTTTCTCAGAAGACAGAGAACAGATCTGAATGCCAAGTTCTGCCATCTCAGTGTTTGTTCTGTGCAAAATCTCCTTCGATTCCAAGTTATCAATTTCTAGTGTGTTTGCATATGTTTTTGCCTGCAACAATTCATCCTTCAGATGTAACAGGCTCCTTTCCAACTCTGCCTTTTGAAGGACTTCCTTTTCGAGTTGCATTTTCAGCGCTTCCTCCTCCTCTTTAAACTTCATTAGGTCTTTCAAATGACTCAGGTTTAGCAACTTAATTTGTTCCTGAAGCCCCTGAATCTCTGCCTTCTGCTCACTCAGGATGGCTGCAGTGGTATCATACATACCTTCAGCAGTTTCTTTGTCATTGGTCACTTGCTGAAACTTGTCCGGGAGGTGTACAGAGTCTAGCTGCAGCATAGACATGTCTGCCACATTCACTGGCTGTTGGTCATTGGAAGCAGACAAATGTGATGCTAGCTCGCTTCCCTCAAGAAGGCACATTTTTCCAACCAGTGCTGCCTCCTCCATGGGATAGGATGCCACCCCATCCAGTTCATCTACTTTCTGTTGTACTTTCGCAGTTATGTATTTGAGCGGGGGTAGATATTCACTTCCCTGTTTCAGTGCTTCATCTTTTTCCCTTTCTGTGTCTCGCAGCTTCTCTGACAATTCTTGAATCTTTAGTGCAGCCTCATACCGCATGGTCGATTGTTTCTCCTTTTCATTCAGGACGGTGTTGATTCTTGCAAGGAGCTCAAGATTCTTTTGTTCAGTAGCACTTGTCTTCAGTTGGAGTTCCTCAATTTGCATATCCTTCAGGCTTGCAGCAGCTTTGGCAGTCTCTAGCTCATGATTCAGCAGCCATATTTGTGATGCATAGTCCTTGTTACTAGATTCCAATAACTCAATTTgagtttgtttttccctttctttttctgaaGCATTCATTTCAAGTACTTTTAGGCACTCCTGAAGTTCCTCCACAGTGCTCTGAGTGGAGTTAAGAAATTCACACTGTTTCCGCATTTCATCACTCTCTTTTGTCAGCCGATCATTTTCTTCCTTGATTTTATTTAGCTTATCTTTGTCCATTTGTGCTTGTGCTTTCTGAAGTTCTGTGGTACGCTGGAGTTCCACATTCTCCATCTCGAGCTGCTGTAGTCGATCCTGCAGTTCATTATACCTGATCTCTGATTCGTCCAGCTCTACACAAAtctcatccacaccctctgccttctCAGCACTGAGGGAATTGTTAAAATCAATGCTGGCTGGAAAATCCTCAGCctaaaaaaggaaagacaaaaggaaaacatATATAACAACAGGCCTTTGCTTTtattcttttttacattttctactgggaagaaacaaTAATGTTTGTAtgtgaaattaaaacaaaagtacccAAAATACATCTATTATCAAAAATGAAGAAGATTTGTGTTTACAAGTATAAGAGCAAACCGAAAAACTAACATGTTACAGTTTATCAGACCATTCTATGACTATGATACTGTAGGACTGTAAGATGGCAATAAAAGACACATTCAGCACATTATGAAGGGCGTGGAACAGGGACCTCGGAGATGAGGAGTGCCAGATAGCAGGGATGTCTACATGAGAATTGGCTACAGCTAGGCGATTTCATATAATTCAACTCAATTACTTATAGAGGACATATCCTACACAGTGGTTCCTATGGAGATACAGACAAGAGACATTCCGGAACTGCTTGATACATGGAATGCAGGAGGTGGTTCTTTATTGCACTCTTCTGGGATACAATGCACAGTGCTCTAACTGAAGTTATTGAATGGTTATTCAGTGCAAAATCCTAACACATCAGCTGGTACTATTCCTTTTGGGATGGGTGCTCTCAAAGAGGGACCTAGTTAAATATGTGCAAGGCAGTGAACCTTCAGCATTCAGTAATGGGCAAGGTGAATGAGCCACGGCATGGCCTTGGAATTACCTATATATAAGTTGAGATAAGGCTGCCCCAGAAACATGCAAAAATTTGGGGAGACTATTGGGAATACCGCAGAATTGTAATTGTGAATCATGACGGTGTGATGGGTGAGGGAGCGGGAAGTAACATGGGTATTTTTGATATGGTAAGTGGACACTATAGCCTGCTGTTTGTTATTGGTTCAGAACACACATAGAAGTCACAAAAGATAACTGATGATCTGGAGTTGTTATGGTTCTTAATTTTAGAAAATCTGAACAAAATGGTCTAAAAAATGATTGCAATGAGAACTATTAGTTCAGAACCTTAACGGTGAAACTTTACAAAGATGTCTGAGAATACAAAATCTAAATATTAGGAGGGTAATCTAGTCAGTACTGATTATACCCATTGTGTCTCTGCTGTCTCAATTTTAAACATTAGTAAGTGTAGATTATAGAGTTAAATTCAAGGTATTTTGTATTTTCTACAAAGCTTACACAAACCTGACACTTCACTACATACCCACTAGAGACTCACATTCAATTTCTTCCCAGTGGGGCACCCAACAATCATTCAACACTGCGAAATATAGTGCAGATCTTTGGATAAGCAAGTACCAAGACACTGAAATGCAATTAACCATAACCTAAAACCTGAGCCCAATCACATAAAGTTTAGGAAACTGACAATCTTGCATTTAGTTGAGACTACTGGACGTGGTTGCTCATCCTGCATGATTGGCCATTTACCCCACCTTTCTACAATCAAGATATATCACCTAATTGTCAGTACTCTCATATTACTAAAAGGCAATAAACAGCACTGTACAAAACTgcttaataaataaagtaaaaaaataaataaacaaacatcaATGAAAGAGCTGCAAGAGCAAAGAAAACAGGTGGAACAACTGCCAATGGAGTCAGTTAGAGATAGATAATTAGATATGAGAATAAGAGGGGGGTGTTTATTGACTATCATTATGCACATTTAGTGTTCATACAGGGAAGTGTTGGAACAGTAGAGTCAAAAGTGCCTTCTTTAATAACTCAATGAAGGAGGATTGCAAAATTCATAGAGTACGGAATTACAGTCCCATGGAGCACTGCCAGAGAAGAACCAGAACATGTTTTTGGTTGTTTTTGTTAAGTCAGGCAATTCCAAATGCAGTGATTATGCACTTCAAATTACAATTTTCTACCATAAATGATTAGTACCTGAGAGAAGTATTTTGGGGACAGATACACCACACTGTAGGCTGGGCAGGTAGTTTTGAAGATTCATGCACATTCTATAAGGAGTGGTTCACATATTTGAGCACTAGGGTAATTTGTTAAAAATGATAACACTCAGATGTTAGGGATCCTGGACCTTTAAGGACCACTTTTGCAGGAACGTGCCTTGATTTTAAGGATGCCTTTACAGAAGAAGTTTCATAATCGTCTTACAGAGTACCAGTGGCAAGACAACACTTTCAAAGTTTGATGCAGGGATAAAAGGCTTCAAGATCCTCAGATATCTGAGTTGAGGATATACTCCCTGTGTCAGTTTTTGACATGGGTGTCAAGGTTCAGGTGATCATGAAAGAGGGAACTACAGAATTAGCTTTTTCAGTGGTTGGAGGGAAGGATGGGAGAGGAGATTATCAGTCTTATATTGGGAATCTGGATTGGTTGAAGTTTAGCAGAATCTGATTAGTGATCTTCTGTAATGCATTGCTGATTAAGGGCTGTTCTAGGCCCAAAACACGTGTTTGGTCCAGGGTATGATCCGTCTGACCAACTTGCTGGAACCAATTTAGGTTTGAAAAGTTATTTTaataattaatttcaaagcatTTTTACATCCATGTTGTGAGTTTGATCGTTCATCTGTGCTGCAAAGTGCTTCTTAATTAGAAACTGGAACTAGCTGTTTGTTAATCCTGACGGCGGAATCCTGCAACCACCACTTTTCACTAGCACCACAAAATTAAATATCATTTTCTGTGTTTGACATCAGGAGTGCAGCTTATCTGTCTTTCATAAGATTAACTTTAACCTGTATTATGTGTggtaacaaacaaaatgtaaggCCTTCTTCTGTACAGTTTCCTTTTCTGAAGCCTGACTGAAAATATATAATTATCTTATTTTGTGGCTGAAAGTTTATAGTGGAAAAGCAATACAATTTACTTGCATCTCGTCCAGGAGAAGACCTTTGATGGGttaaaattattgaggacaaaAGGGCTGCATTTGTAGTTTAATATTGACATTAGTTGCACCATACCAGGCCGTCTTTTCCTACATATTGAGCCAAGGAAAGTTATTTAGAATTAAAAAGTTGCAGGTTTTGACTTGCTATCTTTGCCAGAGTGGTAGGATAAGCAGTGTAACTAAATGCATTTATTGATAATCTGGTTGAGAGCTTCAAAGGTAACCCTTTAAAACAAGACAGGCGTTTTGGTTTCCTGAAAGGTTGTGGTTTTCTATTCAGAAACCATGTACAATgttatatttttactattttgattaaagttattaaaaaaaagatgTCTGCGTTGTGCTATCCTCTGGGTCGCTCCAGCACACATGGCTTCACCAGACAGGTCTTGTCCCACCTCCTATGATTGTTATCTTCTCAGTCCCATCTCCCTTTGACTACCTTTCGGCATAGTAATACCCCTTTCTCTTGCCTCAGATGCCCTAGAACCTCCTTATGTCattgtgtggtatttgtgggaTCGTCGTTTGATTACCAGCCCTTACATTGATACTCTGCTAGGGCCTAGAAGAAGAATATACAAACTCAGCCTTTTCTCTGCACTCTAACTAACCTTATGACCTGATGCCTTATCAAACAAGTGTTGATGTAAATATGAACAATAGTAACTTAGTATATTCCTTTTGGTGACCCCATTATTCTACACTTCATGTGTAACAGCTTATTAACGTTTATCAGTTCAGCTATTTCAAATAACAACACAGTTAAAAGATAAAGAGCTTAGGGGTACAAAGAAGGCTTTAAATAATACGAAAAATACATGATTAAATAGAAACCACAAAAACTAGAAATAATGGAAAGTAAAGAACAAAGGATGAAAGATATGCTCTTTTGTTCCCTGGGGAGCAGTCGAGATGTCCTTTTTTCAATTAAGTGTTTGGCAAAGGTAAAATACGATTACAAAGATAACGGGCCAATTGATCTATTATGGAGGATCTATAATTACTTCTGAGTGGTCATAAATAGGGGCTTTGGCCATTCAAAGATTTTATCTCCATACCTGACTATAAAATGAAGGAAACGCAGTTTATCCAAGTGAGGCTTTGTTTGACCAGGCTGCCAAGGGTTATATATGCTGAGAAGGTACTCATGATGAAAAGAATCTTCGGTCTGAAAAATGTGTCCTTCATGTCTGATGCAAGGTTTTTGATGTTGCTAGAGCCTTCCAGCAAAAAGTGCTCTTTTCGCAAATTTTCTGACGCATGCTACACtctcacaaaaaatgtcagatttAGCCAGACAGGGCTGCATTACCTCATGACATGTCATTCGCGTTTTCTACTTATGTCGCCCCCCCCCTTAACTTTATATATTCATGCATTCAAGGGCTCATTTTTCATTTACTAATGTGTTCTCTATTTAGTACTAACACGTCTATAACATATAACGTTTGCTTTTTCAAAGGTTGATAGCACATGAATTGCTCATATATATGTAATTAATGTGATTTAAAATGGATCATGTGTTTTAGGAAAAGTGCAACTAAATTCATATGCTAATTATTGCATTCTACATCAGCAGGATATCTGGTCCATTCATAATAATCAGAAAATGGTATTTAAGTCTAGTACAAACACATATTCATATAGAGACATCTTCAGCTTTCCTAGGGTGGTCTGGGTGAGCTATGTACTGCAAACATATCCAGTGAAGGCCACTAGCTCCACAGAGCCGGGCCCTTATCTTCGTATTTCCTAGTTCAAGAATGTAATAACTGAGAGAGCGACCTTCTTAAAACacagaagcaaagaaaaaaaaaatcagcttttcAGTAACGGTATGCAGGGTCAAAAGAACCTAAGAAAATCAGATAAAAAGTTTGGTCATAGGAACGATTAGCTAGAGGCTAGTAGGAAAGTGTTAGTTAGCAAAAACTGGTGTCTTCAATGAATGCTTGCATTTAACGAATACCATCAACagtgttgtaattatttttaatatgttgtttATTAATCACTTTCTTTGctactgttttgtttctttttggtgtattcatttttaataaaatgtattaaatacgTAGGCTAGAGTTCTTGTGTGTGCCCATCCATTGGGAAAGGAGTTTAGGACTCACAAATAAGCAAATATTTTGTAGCTTCAAAGGACTGATTGTTGCCATGTATGTACCTTCCTTAAGTAAACCATGAGAAGTTTGTGGGTTACAGTCCACCGGATTTCCTGGCTCATGTTGGTAAATTGGCTAAACCTGCACTTTGCCAGAGAGTTTAGGGTATTTAATGCCAGGTGATGGCATTTGCAGCTCAAAACTGGAAAAATGGATCACTCAGATCATTAAAAGCTGGAGCTGGACAAAATATGTGGGCTCAACTTTCTTCAGAGGAGGTCACACCTTTTCTTTAATGTAGGTAGGCTGGATAGGTGCTCATCACTCCCCTTATGCTTCAGAGGTTCTCTTGGCTATATTAGCTGTATTACATAAATAATGTTAATAAAAGCTTCAAGACTAGATCTAGCAATCTAAGATCAATTCTATCACATTTTCTGGGAGGATGGAGGGATACCACAATACTGTATACCTGTTCCTAAAGCCCTTTCTGGCCGCTGTTAGGTCAGAACTGCAGAGACCCTGCTCTGTAGTTTAGTGTAGTTTGCAAGCTAGACCACACAACTACAAGAAAAGCGCTTCTAGGCTCCAGTGCCAGGGTTCGAAATAACAGTTTGCAGTCACTAGTGACAAAGCAGATCAGGGAGTCCACTGAGCCAGGGAGTGAATTCAAGGGGCCAGCTTCTCAATTCCttaggcaggtgtagtgtggtACTGACTCAAAAAGATCAAATCCATTGGTCTACTTCAGTAGTGGACAATGAACCTTCTATAGTTCTTACAAGGCCCGTACAAAGTGAATTAATTCAGCAAGACATTTTAAAGTTCAACCTAATATCCTTTCAAAGGGTATGTCCTAGCTGTACTTAATGTGCCTGTCACCCCCTTCCTTTCACTATAGTTTGACCTCAGCAAAACCCTTTGAAAAATGATTTCAAGACAGTGAGCTCTATGTTGGTAAATGTTTCAGAGGTCTTTCTTGCAGAGCAATAGCTCTCATTGTGTCCGCCTTCCCACCACTGAAATGTCAAATGCTTCAACCACctctctgaagaaaaaaaaaaagggcagacAGTGTGTCCATCAATGTCCCAAACATGCAAAGAGAAGGTGTGCTACAGAATATTTCACACTATGCCCTACTATCAGGAAAGGGGAATCCTGGCCTAAATCTTTCACTAGTAGAAAACCTATTAAAAATAGAAAGCCACATGAATCCTCAACACAGTAAATCATCTACACTGGCAACAAAATCACTTTTCGTTTATTCAGGCAAGGAACTCATATATTACAAAACCAAAATCTAACCTCTAAAAGCCAGGCGTTAGTCTTCCAAACATTTTCAAGTTTAAATTTTAGATTGAACTACAAGTTGAAGTGTATCACAACTCCAAAATACTGattaacaatttcaggaatttaCATACTTTCTAATCCTAAATCTCACATGTGGCTGTGCAAATACCATCTGTTAGAGACAGTAAGTACCACATTTCCAGGTAGGGAAATATTTGTGAAGTGCCCCAGTAATTACCTTATCTTCGGTGAGTGCAAGGAAATTGATTTtcaatacatataaaaatatatttatgagGATCAAAAAATAAATTGTGAACAAATGTTAAGAAGCAAATGCATGTTTTATGAATACACATGCCAATTATAAGCACTGCATACAATCACAAGATGTTTGTGTaggagaagaccaccatgtctggacCTATTCTGTGAGATCTTGTGGATCTTGAAAAAAGTAGTTCAACACAAATGAAGAGAGGAATCCTAACAATGTGTAGATAGACTGTCTCAATTCTCTTGGAGTTTTATTCCCAGTCAATAATGCTCATATAAATGACATTGTTAGCTATCATCTTTCAAAACAATAAAGAATTGGGAATATTATGTGTGAAGAGGCATGGCAGTGCAGTAATTGTCAAAGAGCTCTTTAGCAATCAAATAGGCGATGGGAACATGGTTTTAAAATATTACTCAAGCGACATCATAGAGTTACATAACTGAGGATGTCATTGTGTTGCTGATTTGAAAGTCAAGTTACAGTGTATTGATTGTTAATTAAGAGTTCACTGTAAAAGAGCTGTCACCTGCAAAATGCCATGCCAGTCCCATTCCGCAGGGGCTGCAATGTAGAAGAATACACCACTTTAATATACATATAATAATTCTGACACCATAACAAACTTCAGAGATGCAAAAGGCAATGTCATTAGCAGCTGGAATATGTCACATTATTATCCCAaatgtttaatatatttaaaatattctcCTGTGTGTCAAAACCGTAAACTCAATTCATGGACAGCGATCATTACCCAAAGCCTCTTCATACCTCCCAAATGTCTGCAAATGTGCAGAATGTGCACAATCTATTTCTCACAAACTGTCTTACCTGGTTCCATTTCCACTCTTCTGCTTAAGTAGTTTTCAGCAATTAAAAGGTCACAGCTAGAAAGGAGTGGAAAGCCCCGGGCTTTCCATAAGTGTGACCAGACCTATCTCTGACCAAAGAATGAACCTGCCCATATTCCTTTATCACCTTACAAGTCAAAAAACATTCCAATCCCAGTAAACATCACAACCCTTTTAGGGAAAAAGTGAAATCATCATCAGTAGTTATCTTACATTCCTTCCCTCCTCCAATGCTACTTTCACTTTTTGGGAAAGATAATTATAATTCTGGGACAGAAAACAAGATCTGTATGCCTTAACCAGTTTACCAAATTTGGTAGTGCACCTCTGCTTATAAATAGGGGGGAAGTAATTGGATCAGGTTTTTCCTATTTGCTCTATGAAGATAGCCTTTCTCAGCACTACAAGCAACTAACGTGCAATTGCCCTGTGAAAGTAATGAGAAGCTTATCCGATTAAGGTCTCTAGACCAGTTTTAAGGATATAACTAGGCTGTGCTCCCCTACCCCACTTGGAGGCGGAGGCTGTGGAAGCAGTGCGGTAGGCAGTGGTTTGCTGCAGGGATAATGAGATTGTAGAACTGTGCAGTAACATTATTCCGAAGGCTCTCAGGAGTATGGTTGTGGATCAGTACTTTGGAGGCATTGAAGTCTCTTTCAGCTGATAACTAAGTCCTAACTGGGTCCTATTGTCTGACATTTGGTCATTGATGGGGTAAtttcgagtctggcggtcttgagaccgccagacttggggtggctgtcagactgccgtGGTAGTGCGTTCTGATCTACCACATTCTGACTGGGGCTGAGCCACCGCGGTCAAACCGCTGACATCATCAGGCTGCAGTCGGCatgcagcctggcagtcctggcagttgtaatccgccagggcagcgctgcaagcagtgctgccctccggattatgagtcccaatctgccagcctttccatggtggtttacaccgctatggaaaagctggcggaatggggtggggggtcctgcactgtccatgcacttggcatgagcagtgcaggggcccccatgcacagccctgttgcgcatttcactgcccaaactaCGGGCAGTAAAATGCACCAGCATCAATGTGAAGGCCCTCTTTAACgcagggctggtgggcggaaacactgtttctgcacgccggccctgcagtgaacttgtaatagtggcggcagtgtcctggcggCACTATCGGTCAGGTGGCGGATTGAGTTTGGCCTGCGTTGTCTAAGGTGGGACACAGGCCAAGCCCAGGGCAAAAGGTAAACTGAAAGAGAGGCTGAGCCATGCTGTTCCAATAGTGAGAAATGTCTGTAATGCCAGGCAACAGTAGCAGATACCTGTCTGTTGATATTTCCTAGTACCTTCAGGTGATACTAGGAACAATCACAATCCTGGTTAACAAAGGATGGGAGAAGCTGTAATTGGTATAATCTCAAGCATTGTTAAAAGTTAGAAGAAGGAATAAGAAAGTAAAAAGGATTGTTACACcgccaaagagaaaaaaaatcaatcagcAGAGTGCTTAACAAAAGAATCAATACATTGATCTCAACCTGTTATCTAGTACTTGAAGCCATAGCAAAGAGAGAGACAATCTGAAGTAGACTAGAAAGTAAACAAGATAAAGTATACAAAACTTCTGTGAAGATAAAGAAAGCGATAGTGTTACAGGAAAATATCAATCAGATGGAGACAAAATAAGAGACCGATGATCAGAGAATTaaggcacagacaggcacagattacTGAACTGGAAGGCAGACTAAAAGATACCTAAAAAGAGCTCCTTTTGACACTTGAGTCACATTAAGTCTGGCAAGAAAGGGACCAAATCTAAAATTGGCCAATTCAGTGCTGGACTACAGTTTCCAGTTGCCCTTAACAATTGGCTCCTGTGAACATTTTAGTACTTCAGTTGCCTTGGAATATGTGCCTACTGTAGAGCAGAAAGAGCTGCATGagacaaaaaaacaaattgtgcaTTTTGCCAAGAAATCTGCAACTTGCTGTCTGGCAAGctcttgaggggtgtgattgttgccAAGGGCCATGTGCAGCCAAATATACAAGAAACCCTCAAACAGTTTTGTATCACAGACTAGTGCTGTGTAGTCTCTGGAATTATAGTGCCTTGTCTGCTACTCAAATTTTGTTTTGTCCACTTTTTGTACTATATTTATACATTTTCGATacaattgtctttttttttattgagctAGAAAGCATATATAATATGCAGTGTAGAAAAAAAAGTCAATAGGCTAAAAACAGGTGCTGGGACTTCCAACTTTGCTAAAAGGACATTTCCAGGCAAGGTTTACTGGGTTTAGGATGCTGTTacaccggacagccttagggtggacaccccaaactttttgcctgcctccctccactttttggatacagtttttgctggcttttagattctgcgcactttatcactgctaaccagtgctaaagtgcatatgctctctcccttaaaacatggtaaccttgaatcatacctgattggactatttaatttacttataagcccctagtaatgtgcactctatgtgcctagggcctgtagattaaatgctactagtgggcctgcagcactggttgtgccaaccacttaagtagccccttttccttgtctcaggcctg of the Pleurodeles waltl isolate 20211129_DDA chromosome 2_1, aPleWal1.hap1.20221129, whole genome shotgun sequence genome contains:
- the FYCO1 gene encoding FYVE and coiled-coil domain-containing protein 1 isoform X4 gives rise to the protein MMWKPPSRCSSMSSLVGGYLQAEDFPASIDFNNSLSAEKAEGVDEICVELDESEIRYNELQDRLQQLEMENVELQRTTELQKAQAQMDKDKLNKIKEENDRLTKESDEMRKQCEFLNSTQSTVEELQECLKVLEMNASEKEREKQTQIELLESSNKDYASQIWLLNHELETAKAAASLKDMQIEELQLKTSATEQKNLELLARINTVLNEKEKQSTMRYEAALKIQELSEKLRDTEREKDEALKQGSEYLPPLKYITAKVQQKVDELDGVASYPMEEAALVGKMCLLEGSELASHLSASNDQQPVNVADMSMLQLDSVHLPDKFQQVTNDKETAEGMYDTTAAILSEQKAEIQGLQEQIKLLNLSHLKDLMKFKEEEEALKMQLEKEVLQKAELERSLLHLKDELLQAKTYANTLEIDNLESKEILHRTNTEMAELGIQICSLSSEKGNKDQLLAQASERLKELEQQAAKEKEQLEHELVQLMAANETLGGKLKELEQSTATIPDLQRQLNETQKQANSFQEVSKEEISTVKFQMSAEILKYEDKLKTAVRELQETIQELEEHKQKRLDVEQELSELQALHDATRKELEESTEKLTHAESALRTREEESVILKETLERVQTQLEKANSQASEFCEKFTKTLMEKERNEEIFQANVDDLTRTKEFLEERLVELIKDKDVLWQKSDALEYEQKIRAEERWLGDTEVPQCLDCGKNFSWMVRRHHCRLCGGIFCYYCCNNYKMTKHSGKRERCCNTCYSAPSVVVVSDDSECSNSQESSPATTQRIHGVTVTDEDAKPLDDIVFDIITDEELTQVQEVNSSLTENQSEGNSLDHSTAEMNSSCSSLTLDEPDDLQVPQDTELRLLKTGELMLKLPLTLEEISNFGENHRELFIKSSTYSIIPITVTELGITISWVFSSDTKSISFSVVYQESEESPLDQFKVLIPMTRCNSHKETIRGQLKARKCGIYTLIFDNSFSRFISKKVFYHLAAERPVVYDGSDFP